One part of the Phycisphaerae bacterium genome encodes these proteins:
- the grpE gene encoding nucleotide exchange factor GrpE, giving the protein MTDANATSPKNAKPDGHDNEPVADDVFAEDEGAPRAGAPDADAPEALRERIASLEDALLRARAEVQNIQRRAANERAEAVRFGNAELLKAIVPVLDDLDRAIQHATDQADVRALLDGVRLVRENLLKALGSFGLEPIDAAGQPFDPHQHEALMQQPTDAQPPGTVLEEVARGYRLRDRTLRPAKVIVAAASQGENDGER; this is encoded by the coding sequence CGACGGGCACGACAACGAGCCCGTCGCCGATGACGTATTTGCCGAGGACGAAGGCGCGCCGCGAGCAGGCGCCCCCGATGCGGACGCGCCCGAAGCCTTGCGAGAGCGCATCGCGTCGCTGGAAGATGCGCTGCTGCGCGCTCGGGCGGAAGTGCAGAACATCCAGCGAAGAGCGGCCAACGAGCGCGCCGAGGCCGTGCGCTTCGGTAATGCGGAGCTGTTGAAAGCGATCGTGCCCGTGCTCGACGACCTGGACCGCGCGATCCAGCATGCGACGGATCAGGCCGATGTCCGGGCGCTGCTCGACGGCGTCAGGCTGGTCCGCGAGAACCTGCTCAAGGCACTGGGCTCTTTCGGCCTGGAGCCGATCGACGCCGCGGGGCAGCCCTTTGATCCGCACCAGCACGAAGCGTTGATGCAGCAGCCCACGGACGCGCAGCCTCCGGGTACGGTGCTGGAAGAGGTCGCTCGGGGCTATCGCCTGCGGGATCGGACCCTGCGCCCGGCCAAGGTCATTGTCGCGGCCGCGAGTCAGGGCGAAAACGACGGAGAGAGGTAA